From a region of the Roseivirga sp. 4D4 genome:
- a CDS encoding efflux RND transporter permease subunit, with amino-acid sequence MRRVISYFIKYSVAVNILMLAIIAFGIFGMLKMKSSFFPLNESKIINVSITYPGASPLEVEEGIVLKIEDNLKGVVGIDRVTSVSNENSGTISVEIEKGQDIDLMVQEVKNAVDRVPSYPTGMEPLVVNKTVNIRPTVSFALSGDDIPLITLKAIAREIENDLRGIEGISQVSISGYPAEEIEIAVREKDLLAYNLTFQEVAQTVARENILVSGGNIKTDIEEYLIRANTRSYLANELDFLIVRADPTGNVIRLRDVAEVRDRFAESPNASFFNGEVSVNISISNTNDEDLLSTAEAVRTYASEFNQRYTNARLDIVNDTSISLSQRTWLLIENAGMGVALVLIFLSLFLNTRLAFWVAIGIPVAFLGMFIFAPGLSVTINILSLFGMIIVIGILVDDGIVIAENIYQHYEKGKNRVQAAIDGTMEVVPPIVSAILTTLLAFSTFLFLDGRIGEFFGEVSVVVILTLSVSLVEALIILPAHIAHSKALTKENPEEKKGGLSKVFSKLREVNKVGDAIITFLRDRTYAKFLRFALKNRFLTLAMAFSILILTIGAIGGGMVRTTFFPQIASDQVSITLKMPEGTSVSITDSILTVIEAKAWEVNEDFTARQTENRQVIQNVIKRLGPGTGNGALTINLLPGELRDFPSTDIGNAIRKSMGPVYGVEALTYGGGRNFGGSPISISLLGSNIPELKAAKAQLKQAMENNALLKDITDNDPLGIKEINIVLKEKAYLLGLNTQDVMSQVRNGFFGFQAQRFQRGQDEIRVWVRYDEENRSSLTRLDEMKIATPDGNRVPFAEIANYSIERGEISINHVNGRREVQILADLSDPSESAPEILADIRENVMPAIFSQYPSVSAQFDGQKREQNKLLASVNTVVPIVVILIYMTIAFTFRSYDQPLLLLLLIPLSLIGVVWGHYIHGFPINILSWLGIIALIGIMVNDGLVLIGKFNSYLKDGMSFDVALYEASKSRFRAIFLTSLTTIAGLAPLIFETSRQAQFLIPMAISIAYGIGVATVLTLVILPIYLSLANNLKVGVKWLSSGEKVPKEQVERAIIELKTEVHD; translated from the coding sequence ATGAGAAGAGTTATCTCCTACTTTATCAAGTATTCCGTGGCAGTGAATATTCTTATGCTTGCCATCATTGCCTTCGGGATTTTCGGAATGCTGAAGATGAAATCTTCATTCTTTCCATTGAATGAGTCTAAGATCATCAATGTCTCTATCACCTATCCAGGGGCTTCTCCTCTAGAGGTTGAAGAAGGGATTGTCCTAAAAATCGAAGATAACCTCAAGGGAGTTGTCGGCATTGATCGCGTGACTTCTGTGAGTAATGAAAACTCAGGTACCATCTCGGTAGAAATTGAAAAGGGTCAGGATATCGACCTGATGGTCCAAGAAGTGAAGAATGCCGTGGATCGTGTACCTTCCTACCCTACGGGAATGGAACCACTAGTCGTGAATAAAACGGTGAACATTCGGCCCACAGTTTCTTTTGCGTTGAGCGGTGATGACATCCCACTGATTACGCTCAAAGCGATCGCTCGCGAGATTGAAAATGACTTAAGAGGAATTGAAGGAATCTCTCAAGTATCCATCAGTGGTTATCCTGCCGAAGAAATTGAGATTGCCGTGCGTGAGAAGGACTTACTGGCTTACAACCTGACCTTCCAGGAAGTTGCACAAACAGTAGCACGTGAAAACATTCTGGTTTCGGGTGGAAATATCAAAACAGACATCGAAGAGTATTTAATTCGGGCAAATACAAGGTCCTATCTCGCTAACGAACTCGATTTCCTGATTGTAAGGGCTGACCCAACAGGAAATGTAATTCGACTTAGAGACGTAGCAGAAGTACGAGATCGTTTTGCCGAAAGTCCTAATGCCAGTTTCTTTAATGGAGAAGTTTCTGTCAATATCAGCATCAGTAATACGAATGATGAAGACCTGCTCTCCACAGCAGAAGCTGTACGCACTTACGCCAGCGAATTCAATCAGCGGTATACAAACGCCCGTCTCGACATTGTTAATGATACTTCAATCAGCCTATCTCAAAGAACATGGCTATTGATCGAAAATGCGGGTATGGGAGTTGCTTTGGTACTCATTTTCCTATCACTATTCCTAAACACGAGACTTGCCTTTTGGGTAGCCATCGGAATACCAGTGGCTTTCTTGGGGATGTTCATCTTTGCGCCAGGGCTTTCAGTGACGATTAATATCCTCTCGCTATTCGGGATGATCATTGTAATCGGTATTCTGGTAGATGATGGAATCGTGATTGCCGAAAACATCTATCAGCATTACGAAAAAGGAAAGAACCGTGTACAAGCAGCGATTGACGGTACTATGGAAGTTGTTCCTCCTATCGTTTCTGCTATTCTGACAACACTTTTGGCATTTAGTACTTTCCTTTTTCTTGATGGAAGAATCGGAGAGTTTTTCGGTGAGGTTTCAGTCGTGGTTATTCTAACCTTGTCTGTTTCATTAGTAGAAGCACTTATCATTCTTCCGGCTCACATTGCTCACTCAAAGGCGCTGACCAAGGAGAACCCTGAGGAGAAAAAAGGTGGACTGAGCAAAGTATTCAGCAAACTACGTGAGGTAAACAAAGTAGGTGATGCCATCATCACTTTCCTTCGCGATCGTACCTATGCTAAATTTCTGCGATTTGCCCTAAAAAACAGGTTCCTAACCCTTGCAATGGCCTTTTCTATACTGATACTGACTATCGGTGCCATTGGTGGTGGAATGGTCCGAACGACTTTCTTTCCACAGATTGCCAGTGATCAGGTAAGCATCACCCTGAAGATGCCTGAAGGCACGAGCGTAAGTATTACCGACTCTATTTTGACAGTCATTGAGGCCAAAGCATGGGAAGTCAATGAAGACTTTACGGCCAGGCAAACTGAAAACCGTCAGGTGATTCAGAACGTGATTAAACGTCTCGGTCCCGGTACTGGAAATGGAGCATTAACAATTAACCTACTACCGGGTGAGTTGAGGGACTTTCCATCAACAGACATCGGCAATGCGATTCGTAAATCCATGGGACCCGTTTATGGCGTTGAGGCCCTTACCTATGGAGGTGGTAGAAACTTTGGAGGAAGCCCGATTTCGATTTCCCTCCTTGGCAGTAACATTCCAGAACTAAAAGCTGCCAAGGCCCAATTAAAGCAGGCAATGGAGAACAACGCCTTGCTGAAGGACATTACAGATAATGACCCACTCGGTATTAAGGAGATCAATATCGTGTTAAAGGAAAAGGCTTATTTACTGGGTTTAAATACTCAGGATGTAATGAGCCAGGTGCGTAATGGCTTCTTTGGTTTTCAAGCCCAAAGGTTCCAGCGAGGACAGGATGAAATCAGAGTATGGGTGCGCTATGACGAAGAAAACAGGTCGAGCCTCACTAGGCTTGATGAAATGAAAATAGCTACTCCCGATGGCAACAGAGTACCTTTCGCAGAAATTGCCAATTACAGTATTGAAAGAGGGGAAATCTCCATAAACCACGTAAACGGAAGGCGCGAGGTGCAAATTCTTGCAGACTTGTCAGATCCATCAGAGAGTGCTCCTGAAATACTTGCTGACATTCGGGAAAATGTAATGCCAGCGATATTTTCTCAGTACCCCTCGGTTTCGGCTCAGTTTGATGGACAGAAACGAGAACAGAATAAACTACTCGCCTCTGTCAATACGGTCGTGCCGATCGTAGTCATTCTAATTTACATGACGATCGCTTTTACTTTCCGATCCTATGATCAACCACTACTGCTATTGTTACTCATCCCACTGAGTTTAATCGGTGTGGTGTGGGGGCACTACATTCATGGTTTCCCGATTAATATCCTCTCTTGGTTGGGGATCATCGCTCTGATTGGGATTATGGTCAATGATGGATTGGTCCTTATCGGCAAATTCAACAGTTACCTAAAAGACGGTATGTCCTTCGATGTAGCACTTTATGAGGCTTCAAAGTCCAGATTTAGAGCCATATTCTTAACATCACTAACCACCATAGCCGGACTTGCTCCACTAATATTTGAAACAAGCCGTCAGGCGCAATTCCTGATTCCAATGGCCATTTCTATTGCCTATGGTATAGGCGTTGCCACGGTATTGACACTGGTGATACTACCCATCTATTTGTCCTTAGCCAACAACTTAAAGGTGGGCGTCAAATGGTTATCAAGTGGGGAAAAAGTACCAAAAGAACAAGTTGAAAGAGCCATTATCGAATTAAAAACTGAAGTTCATGACTAA
- a CDS encoding TolC family protein, translated as MTKQRTILFCLLMGIGVHLIAQQSLSKAEAIRQLMENNFDIRLSKNDIKVAENNTNLLNSGYLPTLSGTAGITYNSDNINAVFRDGNDTNINGAKSDSRTAGLNLNYVLFDGFNRKYNMERNKENLNIAQLNAKATLETTLFTLFNAYYDVARNQLQVESLKETLEISKDRLVRTNYGFDYGRNSRLDVSNAEVDINNDSISYLNAIQTLGNAKRNLNLVLANGITDDFDVDTTLLFQSNLQKTELTEALSKGNVQLALARAGILITEYDEQINKARFLPTLSINGAYNYRLGNNNPASFLTSSTTKGLSYGANLSWNLFDGGAAQTAVKNTRVNRSSQELLLEQTTEQVSLNFENAWADYENRLFNVRAQENNLKTNQLNFERTEEQFRLGRVTSIDFRTAQSNLLNARINLIQAKYDAKLAELTLFQLAGKIQDALF; from the coding sequence ATGACTAAGCAGCGCACCATACTTTTTTGCCTGTTAATGGGCATAGGCGTGCATTTAATTGCACAGCAATCGCTCTCTAAAGCTGAAGCCATCCGTCAGTTGATGGAAAACAACTTCGATATTCGCCTGTCGAAGAATGATATCAAGGTGGCTGAAAACAATACGAACCTATTGAACTCGGGATACCTACCCACATTAAGTGGTACTGCAGGCATTACCTATAATAGCGACAACATTAATGCGGTATTCAGAGATGGAAATGACACTAATATCAATGGTGCCAAATCAGACAGTCGCACAGCCGGATTAAACCTTAACTATGTCCTTTTTGATGGCTTCAACAGAAAGTATAATATGGAGCGTAACAAGGAGAACCTGAACATTGCCCAGCTCAATGCAAAGGCTACTCTGGAGACCACGCTCTTCACACTTTTCAATGCATATTATGATGTAGCACGGAATCAGCTTCAAGTGGAAAGCCTAAAAGAGACTTTGGAGATTTCTAAGGATCGTCTTGTTCGGACTAATTATGGTTTTGATTATGGTAGAAACTCGAGGTTAGACGTTTCTAATGCTGAAGTTGATATTAACAATGACAGCATAAGCTATTTGAATGCCATTCAAACACTAGGCAATGCGAAACGTAATCTCAACTTAGTTTTAGCCAATGGCATCACTGATGACTTTGATGTAGACACTACCCTGTTGTTTCAAAGTAACCTTCAAAAGACAGAATTAACGGAAGCACTTTCAAAAGGAAATGTTCAATTAGCCCTGGCTCGCGCTGGTATTCTGATCACAGAATACGATGAACAAATCAACAAAGCCCGCTTCTTACCTACCCTGAGCATCAATGGAGCTTATAACTACCGCTTGGGGAATAATAACCCGGCATCATTTCTTACCTCTAGTACTACTAAAGGGCTCTCCTATGGCGCTAACCTCTCTTGGAACCTGTTCGATGGCGGTGCTGCACAAACAGCAGTTAAAAACACAAGAGTCAATCGAAGTTCTCAAGAGCTATTGTTGGAGCAAACTACAGAGCAAGTCAGCCTAAACTTTGAAAATGCATGGGCGGATTATGAAAATCGACTTTTCAATGTCCGGGCCCAAGAAAACAACCTGAAGACGAATCAATTGAATTTTGAACGTACTGAAGAGCAGTTCAGGTTAGGTAGAGTAACCTCCATTGATTTCAGAACTGCCCAAAGCAACCTGCTTAATGCCCGTATCAATCTGATACAGGCTAAGTATGACGCAAAACTGGCGGAACTAACGCTATTTCAACTTGCTGGTAAGATTCAGGACGCTCTTTTCTAA
- a CDS encoding SRPBCC family protein, which yields MPKMSINRSVMINAPIEKIFSTLNDFNHWQAWSPWLIMDPDTKVAVREDAKYYEWNGKRTGEGNMTILNEKENESIDYDLMFLKPWKSQAKVSFYFKPVGDAVQVTWTMDSGLPFFLFWMKKQMEAFVGMDYERGLNMLKEYVEKGEIDSKLEFKGASDFPHTHYVGIKTLCNMDQMGDHMTEDFKKLEAYAKDNEGELTGQAFSIYHKWDMVKRVAEYSACLGVKSKPNGLSGDFVAGEIPATKVNTVRHIGTYEHLGNAWSTLYNMQRGKEFKMVKGIHPFEMYVNNPQEVAPKDLITDINFAVK from the coding sequence ATGCCTAAGATGAGTATTAATCGGTCCGTTATGATTAACGCACCGATAGAAAAGATTTTTTCAACATTGAATGACTTCAACCACTGGCAAGCCTGGTCGCCATGGTTAATAATGGACCCTGATACCAAGGTGGCCGTTCGCGAAGATGCGAAATATTATGAGTGGAATGGAAAGCGAACGGGCGAGGGCAACATGACCATTCTGAATGAAAAAGAGAATGAGTCTATCGATTACGATCTCATGTTTTTAAAGCCATGGAAGTCACAAGCCAAGGTGAGTTTCTACTTCAAACCGGTTGGTGATGCCGTTCAGGTGACATGGACAATGGATAGCGGTCTTCCTTTCTTTTTGTTTTGGATGAAGAAGCAAATGGAGGCGTTCGTAGGTATGGATTATGAGCGTGGTTTAAATATGCTCAAAGAATACGTTGAAAAAGGTGAAATAGACTCTAAACTTGAGTTCAAAGGCGCTTCAGACTTCCCTCATACACATTATGTAGGCATTAAGACTTTATGCAATATGGATCAAATGGGCGACCATATGACGGAGGACTTTAAAAAACTGGAGGCATATGCAAAGGACAATGAAGGAGAGCTTACAGGTCAGGCTTTTTCGATTTATCACAAATGGGATATGGTCAAAAGAGTTGCTGAATATTCAGCTTGTCTGGGTGTAAAGAGTAAACCGAATGGGTTATCTGGAGATTTTGTTGCCGGAGAAATACCTGCTACAAAAGTGAATACAGTTAGGCATATTGGTACTTATGAGCACTTGGGTAATGCCTGGAGCACGCTTTACAATATGCAACGTGGCAAAGAGTTTAAAATGGTCAAAGGAATTCACCCCTTCGAAATGTATGTCAACAATCCTCAAGAGGTGGCCCCAAAAGACTTAATTACTGATATTAATTTCGCAGTAAAGTAG
- a CDS encoding SMP-30/gluconolactonase/LRE family protein, translated as MRLKLLSLAILASLSLTLQAQKPKVTKVTTLGDPIQAGSGGMEVDAAGNIYVSNFGLQLGRAGGAEIFKMTPEGEISLFAEGINGASGSDIGPDGLFYQSNVSGRKISVVQKDGSVSDFATEGFFSPVGLVKTKDALFVANCGSGTIQKVDKDGNSKVFAKSDLLKCPNGLEMDDQGNLYTANFSSSNIVKIDPEGNASVLASLPGSNNGHLVFRNGLFYVVARGVHQIYTIDLAGNVELLAGSGKKGNLDGSASEATFTFPNDLAFSPDGSKLYVNDVGAETQDGRLLGPVLIRVLHLTYN; from the coding sequence ATGCGACTTAAACTTCTCTCTCTCGCCATTTTAGCAAGCCTATCTCTCACATTGCAGGCACAAAAGCCCAAAGTAACCAAAGTGACCACCTTGGGTGATCCAATTCAGGCCGGTAGTGGCGGAATGGAAGTGGATGCCGCTGGTAATATCTACGTGAGCAATTTTGGACTGCAACTGGGCAGGGCTGGTGGCGCGGAAATCTTTAAGATGACGCCCGAAGGAGAAATAAGTCTATTCGCTGAAGGTATCAATGGAGCTTCAGGTAGTGATATTGGACCTGACGGGCTCTTTTATCAGAGTAATGTGAGCGGAAGAAAAATTAGTGTGGTTCAAAAAGACGGGAGTGTGAGCGATTTTGCCACAGAAGGCTTCTTTTCTCCTGTTGGACTTGTTAAAACCAAAGATGCCCTTTTTGTAGCCAATTGTGGCAGCGGTACCATCCAGAAGGTCGATAAAGACGGTAACTCGAAGGTTTTCGCGAAAAGTGATCTATTGAAGTGTCCTAATGGATTGGAAATGGATGATCAAGGCAATCTTTACACGGCCAATTTTTCAAGCAGTAACATTGTGAAAATCGATCCAGAAGGAAATGCTTCTGTCTTGGCCAGTTTGCCGGGTAGTAATAATGGCCACCTTGTATTTAGAAATGGGCTCTTTTATGTAGTTGCGCGGGGTGTACATCAAATATATACCATCGATTTAGCCGGTAATGTTGAACTGCTGGCGGGTTCAGGAAAGAAAGGCAATCTAGATGGAAGTGCCTCTGAGGCTACCTTCACTTTCCCGAATGATTTGGCCTTCAGCCCAGACGGTTCGAAGCTTTATGTCAATGATGTTGGGGCCGAAACACAGGATGGTAGACTTTTGGGCCCAGTCCTCATAAGGGTATTACACCTTACATACAACTAG
- a CDS encoding helix-turn-helix domain-containing protein — protein MYIGIFLAGFLSLLIFAKNNRTTHDHILVAWLIISALLLFSFYYDFNYTTRKYEALQLVGMVLPPAAAPILYFYVCSLVRSRPFKLRRYWFHFIPFFFLAGSMLYFYYNLEDSQRLVVDDGFIQMYGIKAFQMRNYGMIMAFFSFLYPVLSLYSLFRHKKTLTDKFSNLSGVNMDWLRNWIILSFIGFWLSFILIWSGAFRWIEFETSFKAVASLITLNIAIIGFYGLKQTSIFTNERIQQGAQKETSENKYERSRLTKDESAEILKKVQAAMESDKPYLDSQLSLESLAFKLGLSKHDLSQVINEQLGINFFTFVNEYRISEFKQLIQQPKNAHLTILGVALESGFNSKSSFNGVFKKLEGITPGAYKNSLKQSN, from the coding sequence ATGTACATCGGCATATTCTTAGCTGGCTTTCTGTCCCTGCTGATATTTGCCAAGAACAATCGAACCACCCATGACCACATTCTTGTGGCATGGCTGATAATCAGTGCATTACTACTTTTTTCTTTCTACTATGATTTCAATTATACCACAAGAAAGTATGAAGCGCTGCAGCTCGTAGGCATGGTGCTGCCTCCAGCTGCTGCACCCATTCTGTATTTCTATGTTTGCTCACTTGTCCGTTCGAGGCCTTTCAAATTAAGAAGGTATTGGTTTCACTTTATTCCATTCTTCTTTCTTGCCGGGTCCATGCTCTACTTCTATTACAATTTGGAGGATAGTCAACGTTTGGTCGTGGACGATGGCTTCATTCAGATGTATGGCATCAAAGCCTTCCAAATGAGGAATTATGGGATGATCATGGCCTTTTTCAGCTTCCTCTACCCGGTGCTAAGTCTCTACTCACTCTTCAGACATAAGAAGACCCTTACCGATAAGTTCTCTAATCTATCTGGAGTAAATATGGACTGGTTGAGAAACTGGATCATTCTTTCCTTTATCGGTTTTTGGCTAAGTTTTATCTTGATATGGTCAGGAGCATTTCGGTGGATTGAATTTGAAACTTCTTTCAAAGCAGTGGCAAGTCTGATTACACTTAATATTGCCATCATTGGGTTCTACGGACTCAAGCAGACTTCCATTTTTACCAACGAACGGATACAACAGGGTGCCCAAAAAGAAACCTCGGAAAACAAATATGAAAGGTCCAGGCTGACGAAAGATGAGTCAGCAGAAATCCTAAAGAAGGTACAGGCGGCTATGGAATCAGACAAGCCCTATCTGGATAGTCAATTGAGTTTAGAGTCTCTTGCTTTTAAACTCGGATTGAGTAAACATGACCTATCTCAAGTGATTAATGAGCAGCTCGGGATTAACTTCTTCACCTTTGTGAATGAGTATCGCATATCAGAGTTCAAACAGCTCATACAACAGCCCAAGAATGCCCACCTCACCATACTGGGTGTAGCCCTTGAGTCCGGATTCAACTCGAAGTCATCATTTAACGGAGTATTCAAAAAATTAGAAGGTATTACACCTGGTGCTTACAAAAACAGCCTTAAACAATCTAATTAA
- a CDS encoding ABC transporter permease: MWSNYILTSLRTIKKNKLFVGINLISIALAFSLCTIAYFNVQFNSDFNTFFSKAQDLYKVNSNRLTADGTVMQGTTPLPLAQSINDDIANVKAVRYHRQNKMIKLEDQFFRQSIGFVDPEFLDFFEIPTISGSNAQFSGQQDMFINPDVAIKYFGKEDPIGKELKLVMSNGRTLGFTVKGVVVDLPKNTSFMYDIIIPFETYTDINGFKENDWSQWIDGTFLYGSTIDTDQVVSSLKRYIEAQNESNQGQELASYSVSSILEWPAFENSMEKSNFMGHLHPASVLGTLSSAIAVLLLASFNFINTSIAISRKRLKEIGMRKVLGGRKQDLKVQFLVESLVQMLIAVLLSGLITYFLTDAYNSMFEFEIVEFSRISLGPFLAFMLGVWLITGLLAGIYPAFYISRFSPLQVLKNKVRFSKRNLFTKSLLTFQLMVCVYNVFSLILFIQNTQYQEGLDRGYSVKTSINVPINDFNQFQVLKSEFEGISTVKDVTGTVHPIGFQSENIRVDYLGESHDVASLQVGNGYLENLDIRLSRGDFFGENEEDNFVIVNQMFAEKLGNDVLGQQITNDRQRFTIIGVVDDFNLRTIMLDNKIRPSVIFFSPESNYKYANVLLSTNDPLEANRILEDGWNKLFPEEQYLGFLQEDVLKPVRQTNNIMLSINSFVAVVTLIISALGLYAMVFLNIQSRIKEFGVRKVLGASVKQILYLINREVIVMLSIASIGGVTLGYFVINMILDIVYAYHTETSLNNFVLPILVVTAIVIMAIGYRTWQSARENPVEHLRFE; the protein is encoded by the coding sequence ATGTGGTCAAATTATATCCTCACTTCCTTAAGAACCATCAAAAAGAACAAGCTTTTTGTGGGCATCAACTTAATCTCCATTGCACTGGCCTTTTCGCTATGCACCATTGCATACTTTAATGTTCAGTTCAATTCGGACTTCAATACGTTCTTTTCAAAAGCCCAAGACTTATACAAAGTCAACAGCAATCGACTTACGGCAGATGGCACGGTCATGCAAGGGACTACTCCGCTCCCACTCGCTCAATCGATAAATGATGATATAGCCAACGTTAAGGCCGTTCGATACCATCGGCAAAACAAAATGATCAAGTTGGAAGACCAATTCTTTCGGCAATCGATAGGTTTTGTAGACCCTGAATTCCTCGATTTCTTCGAAATACCAACTATTTCTGGATCAAATGCCCAGTTTTCAGGACAACAAGACATGTTCATAAATCCTGATGTGGCGATTAAATACTTTGGCAAGGAAGACCCCATCGGCAAAGAACTCAAATTGGTCATGTCCAATGGTAGAACACTTGGTTTTACTGTGAAAGGCGTGGTGGTAGACCTTCCCAAGAACACGAGCTTCATGTATGACATCATTATTCCATTCGAAACCTACACGGACATTAATGGATTCAAGGAAAATGATTGGTCACAATGGATTGATGGTACTTTCCTATATGGGAGCACCATAGATACTGATCAGGTTGTGAGTAGCCTTAAGCGCTACATTGAGGCGCAAAATGAGTCGAATCAAGGGCAGGAACTTGCGAGTTATTCCGTCTCTTCCATTCTCGAATGGCCAGCTTTTGAAAACAGCATGGAGAAGTCGAACTTCATGGGACACCTCCACCCTGCATCTGTCTTAGGTACGCTGTCTTCGGCCATCGCGGTACTTCTTTTGGCTTCCTTTAACTTTATCAATACCAGTATTGCTATTTCTCGCAAGCGTCTGAAAGAGATCGGTATGCGCAAAGTGCTTGGAGGAAGAAAACAAGACTTGAAAGTCCAGTTCTTGGTCGAAAGTCTGGTTCAAATGCTTATTGCAGTGCTGCTATCTGGACTCATTACCTATTTCCTGACTGACGCCTACAACTCCATGTTTGAATTTGAAATAGTCGAGTTCAGCCGAATTTCATTGGGGCCATTTCTAGCATTTATGCTAGGCGTCTGGTTGATCACTGGCTTGCTAGCCGGCATATATCCTGCTTTCTATATCAGTCGGTTTTCACCACTTCAGGTATTGAAAAACAAGGTGAGATTCTCGAAACGCAATCTATTCACCAAATCGCTGTTGACATTTCAGCTGATGGTATGTGTCTACAATGTGTTTTCGCTCATTCTCTTTATTCAAAACACCCAGTATCAGGAAGGTTTGGACAGAGGCTATTCCGTAAAAACATCGATCAACGTACCGATTAATGACTTCAATCAATTTCAGGTTTTAAAGTCCGAATTCGAAGGAATTAGTACTGTTAAAGATGTGACAGGCACCGTCCATCCCATTGGTTTTCAAAGTGAAAACATAAGGGTTGATTACCTTGGAGAGTCCCATGATGTGGCAAGTCTACAGGTAGGAAATGGTTACCTGGAGAACCTCGATATCAGACTTAGTCGAGGTGATTTCTTTGGTGAAAATGAGGAAGATAACTTTGTCATTGTCAATCAGATGTTTGCCGAAAAACTTGGCAATGATGTGCTTGGACAACAGATTACCAACGACAGGCAGCGATTCACCATAATTGGTGTTGTGGATGATTTTAACCTAAGGACCATCATGCTTGATAATAAAATCAGGCCTTCGGTTATATTCTTTAGTCCCGAATCCAACTATAAATATGCAAATGTGCTTCTCAGCACCAATGATCCTTTAGAGGCCAATCGGATCTTGGAGGATGGCTGGAATAAACTATTTCCTGAAGAACAGTATCTTGGTTTCCTTCAGGAAGATGTGTTGAAGCCGGTAAGACAGACCAATAACATCATGTTAAGCATCAATTCATTCGTTGCGGTAGTTACACTCATCATTTCAGCGCTTGGTCTCTACGCGATGGTTTTCTTGAACATTCAAAGTCGAATCAAGGAGTTTGGTGTCAGGAAAGTACTTGGGGCATCAGTCAAGCAAATTCTCTACTTGATCAATCGTGAGGTAATTGTAATGCTCAGTATTGCCAGTATTGGTGGCGTAACCTTGGGCTACTTTGTCATTAATATGATTCTAGACATTGTATACGCGTATCATACTGAAACATCACTTAACAATTTTGTGCTACCTATTCTAGTTGTCACAGCCATCGTTATTATGGCCATCGGTTATAGAACATGGCAGTCAGCTCGGGAAAATCCAGTAGAACATTTACGGTTTGAATAG
- a CDS encoding DUF3820 family protein — protein MEAQANGNILKELVIMRMPFGKYKGRTLCDLPISYLEWFAGKGFPKGKLGMLLSTIYEIKLNGLEQLLEPIKRQIHQRR, from the coding sequence ATGGAAGCACAGGCAAATGGTAATATTCTCAAGGAACTCGTCATCATGAGAATGCCTTTTGGAAAATATAAAGGGAGAACGCTATGCGATCTCCCTATTTCTTACCTCGAATGGTTTGCCGGAAAGGGTTTTCCAAAGGGAAAACTAGGCATGTTGCTCTCTACCATCTATGAAATCAAGCTAAATGGCTTGGAGCAACTGTTAGAACCCATCAAAAGACAGATTCACCAGAGGCGATAA